TTGACACAATCCTTTCCGATGCGTCAGGATTGTGAGAGAGTTTGTTACAACTTGTAAAAGCGATTGCCCATGTCTATTGAGTTCGTTTCTCTAGAAAGTTTGCAAGAACTCGCCCATCTGTATGGGTACTGGACAATCTTCTTCGGCATCATGATGGAGAATGCTGGTATCCCAATTCCTGGAGAAACGATTACCCTTGTGGGTGGTTTCCTGGCAGGGAGTGGCGAGCTGAATTATTGGTGGGTTTTATCCGTTGCCATTGCAGGAGCTGTACTTGGCGATAGCTTTGGCTACTGGATTGGTGCTTTAGGGGGATGGAACCTGCTGGTACGGATGGGTCGGCTATTCCGTATTTCGGATGAAAAGTTGATTGAATTAAAGAAGCAGTTTAGCGATAACGCAGCTAGGGCCGTATTTCTGGGTCGTTTTGTGGCGCTCCTGCGAATCTTTGCGGGGCCGTTAGCAGGACTCGCCCAAATGCCTTACCCCAAGTTTTTGCTTTACAACTTTGCGGGGGCAACCGTGTGGGCATCGGTAATGGTCAGTTTGGCTTACTTTGCAGGGCGGGTTGTGCCCTTGGCAACGTTAATCACTTGGGTCAGTCAATTTGCCGTGCTGGCACTCCTGATTGTGGTGGGATGGATTGCGGCACTCATTTGGTTCGAAACGCGGCGCGATCGCTTGGAAGGCCAGAGAGATTAGCGATTTAGCGATTAACGCTATATCTCTGAATGCATAGGCCGTGAGCCTTCTCCTAAGGGCTTCGAAATCTTTATCGAGAGTTCACCGAAACAAATTCTGTGGAGCCGCAGGCATTAATCTTCGATAAACCCTGCGGCTTTTACGGTGACAATTTTCGTGTTGCAATGCATACTATGGACGCAATACATGAATCGCTCTTTTTAGTCTTATAAATGAGCGAAATTTTGTATTAATGACCAATCTCTTTTCCTTCAGGGTTTTAAGCCAAAAAATCTAACTTAATACGTTTTTTTGACTTATTTCACGAATCTAATTGTCTTTGATTAATCACCACTGAGTAGTATGAGTGACATTATTCGGCTGACCCCTCCCCGTAAGAACCTTACTGGTTTAGCGCTGTTTGACCATGCTGTAAACCTTAAATCTGGAATTGCTGTTGAATTTGACTTATACATGTACGGTGGAAGCGGAGGAGATGGCGTCGCATTTTCTGTTTTAGATGCAGCAGAAGTTCCTAATACTGCCGGGGGTGAAGGCGGTTCTTTGGGATATGCGCGCCGATTCGCAACTCCAGGCTTGGTCGGTGGATATATGGGCGTTGGCTTTGATGCCTACGGTACGTTTTCCGTCTCATCCCGACAAGAAGGACACGTTGGTGGGCCAGGATTCATTGGTGATGCGATCGCCGTTCGGGGCAAAGTAGCAAAGGACTCCCCATATCTGACAGGTTTAGATACCCCCCTACCCTTTTCCTTAGATCTGCCCAACAAGTCTAATCCGAAGCAAGCAAAGCAAAGCGTCAGGATTGAGCTAAGTCAGCGGGGGAAGCTCAACGTTCAGATAGATGTGAATAAAGACGGTGATTTTGCAGATAAGAATGAAACGATTATCCGACAATTCAATGTTGCTAAAGTCAATGGAAAACTGCCTAAAACGGCATTTTTAGCGTTTACGGGTGCAACAGCCGTTGCAACAAATACCCACGAGGTTGGCAATATTAGCATCCGTGATGAGCGCGGCAAGCGGATTGTAGGGGAATTCAGACAAGACCGACTCATCGTTGGCACAACAGACAATGATCGGATCAAGACTGCAAGCGGAGGCTCTACGGTAGATGGAGCACGGGGCAATGATCGCCTTCAAGGGCAAGAAGCCAATGATGTCCTGATTGGAGGTGAGGGTAACGATACGCTGATAGGTGCGGGAGGAGATGACATTCTCGTCAGTGGTTTGGGGGCAGATAAGCTCACGAGTGGATTTGGTGTGGATCGCTTCGTCTTCTCTGGGCGAAATCAGGCAGCAGCCTTGAGTACATCCCGGATCCAGGGCAATAGTGTTGACGTTATAACTGACTTCTTTCAAATTCAGGGCGATCGCCTTCAGCTCGATTTCGATAATAGAATTGGAACCACCAAGCGCAACGAGTATCCCAGCAAACTGTTCAATGCGGGAGTCCAAAGCGGCAAAAGTCTGGAAGCTGCGGCGAAGTCAGCATTTGAGAATCCCAGTGGAACTGGTAGAAAAGCTCTTGGCGCGAACGAAGCCGTATTTTTCGAGTTTAGTAGGCGCATCTATATTGCTGTTAATGATAGTGCAGCTAGCTTTAGTGCCAGGAAGGATTTAGTGGCAAACTTGGGCAAATTCCAAGACAACTTTGTGCCTAATGCATTCCCTGGTGGCGAATTAAACGTGAAAGACTTTTTTGCCTAAACTGCGCATCCCAGAACGCCTTTACTAAAAAGAGAGAGCCCATGCTTAGCACCGCTCTCTCTTAACTTATGAAAGGCTCGGTTCTAAGGATAGAACGTTTATACCAGTCACACGAGCGATTAACCTTGACGGCTTTTCTCTGACCAAACCCGTGTGGGCAATCCCCAAACGTAGATAAAGCCTTCTGCTGCTTTGTGATCAAACTGATCTTCAGCACCGTAGGTTGCCAAGTCAGGGGTATAGAGGGACTTATCGGATTTTCGTCCGACTACGGTTGCCGTACCCTTAAAGAGCTTCACGCGGACAGTTCCCGATACCCGCTCTTGAGTTTGTTGAATAAAGGCATCCAACGCGCCTTTCAGCGGACTATACCAAAGACCGTTGTAAACGAGTTCTGAATAGGTCTGTTCAAGACTACGCTTGTAGTGGGTGACATCAGCGGTGAGGGTAAGGCTTTCGAG
This genomic interval from Synechococcales cyanobacterium T60_A2020_003 contains the following:
- a CDS encoding DedA family protein encodes the protein MSIEFVSLESLQELAHLYGYWTIFFGIMMENAGIPIPGETITLVGGFLAGSGELNYWWVLSVAIAGAVLGDSFGYWIGALGGWNLLVRMGRLFRISDEKLIELKKQFSDNAARAVFLGRFVALLRIFAGPLAGLAQMPYPKFLLYNFAGATVWASVMVSLAYFAGRVVPLATLITWVSQFAVLALLIVVGWIAALIWFETRRDRLEGQRD